A window of the Halostella litorea genome harbors these coding sequences:
- a CDS encoding HEAT repeat domain-containing protein, whose amino-acid sequence MTEYANRSARGRARTDDEVQLREKLLSARERDRRDAALGLVDLADGGSLQPSTVARLAGRATDDDAADVRQFAVEALGLAARGTDGEGAAEAAIRTALDDEAGWVRAEAVVAASRAAPDDEATLRNALDDGSGFVRRNAVIGLSKTGAASQELLVERIKTDRHPAVREYAADFLREYAEDVSEAVRILAAVLAREPEAFVRAKAAASLGDLGTDRAEDALERHGLNDRSDDVRRSAKRALATARGVDPKQIDAGLDDPGAPGGGPGSRSDDGPDGPGGGPGGPGMAGVTDGLTQGQRENR is encoded by the coding sequence ATGACCGAGTACGCCAACCGCAGCGCCCGGGGGCGGGCGCGCACGGACGACGAGGTACAGCTCCGCGAGAAACTGCTGTCGGCCCGCGAGCGCGACCGCCGCGACGCCGCGCTCGGCCTGGTCGACCTCGCGGACGGCGGCTCGCTGCAGCCGTCGACCGTCGCACGGCTGGCCGGGCGAGCGACCGACGACGACGCCGCGGACGTGCGGCAGTTCGCCGTCGAGGCGCTCGGCCTCGCGGCCCGGGGGACCGACGGCGAGGGCGCGGCCGAGGCGGCGATCCGGACGGCGCTCGACGACGAGGCCGGCTGGGTCCGCGCGGAGGCCGTCGTCGCGGCGTCCCGCGCCGCGCCGGACGACGAGGCGACGCTCCGCAACGCGCTCGACGACGGGAGCGGCTTCGTTCGCCGGAACGCCGTGATCGGCCTGTCGAAGACCGGCGCGGCCTCCCAGGAACTGCTCGTCGAGCGGATCAAGACGGACCGCCACCCGGCCGTCCGCGAGTACGCCGCGGACTTCCTCCGGGAGTACGCCGAGGACGTGAGCGAGGCCGTCCGCATCCTCGCGGCGGTGCTGGCCCGGGAGCCCGAGGCGTTCGTCCGCGCGAAGGCCGCGGCGAGCCTCGGCGACCTGGGCACCGACCGCGCCGAGGACGCCCTGGAGCGCCACGGGCTGAACGACCGGAGCGACGACGTGCGGCGGTCGGCGAAGCGCGCGCTCGCCACCGCCCGCGGCGTCGACCCGAAACAGATAGACGCCGGCCTGGACGACCCCGGCGCGCCCGGGGGCGGCCCCGGGTCGCGGTCCGACGACGGGCCGGACGGTCCGGGGGGCGGCCCCGGCGGTCCGGGGATGGCCGGCGTGACCGACGGGCTGACCCAGGGGCAGCGTGAGAACCGATGA
- a CDS encoding ethylbenzene dehydrogenase-related protein: MCLVMVGQVALVTVVTAGHQEMQAVDSVPAQPDAAQWEDAPTREVSLNKQQMALPHGGGSVDGMTVQSVTNDTHVAFRLEWEDPTRDTNISEPGAYSDAAAIMLRGGSKPPITMGASGDPVDIWYWRASWQFSDADPGGDMYNYPHPENETKPGQAAGNPLSQASYDQFAQNYYARGYGSLSHAPSQTVAANAERTEDGWSVVFVRERGADGEFDAAFDEADQMYLAFAVWNGSADEVNGQKSITLRYTVLDTENGGLSAAESGGSDDGDGGGGSGAEAAAGEAGDSVLWLARSATNWVTALVLATAAAWLFSYWRLRR, from the coding sequence ATGTGTCTGGTGATGGTCGGGCAGGTGGCGCTCGTCACGGTCGTCACCGCCGGGCACCAGGAGATGCAGGCGGTCGACAGCGTGCCCGCCCAGCCCGACGCCGCGCAGTGGGAGGACGCGCCGACCCGGGAGGTGTCGCTCAACAAGCAGCAGATGGCGCTGCCCCACGGCGGCGGGAGCGTCGACGGGATGACCGTCCAGTCGGTGACGAACGACACGCACGTCGCCTTCCGGCTGGAGTGGGAGGACCCGACCCGCGACACCAACATCAGCGAACCGGGGGCGTACAGCGACGCCGCCGCGATCATGCTCCGGGGCGGGAGCAAGCCGCCGATCACGATGGGGGCAAGCGGCGACCCCGTCGACATCTGGTACTGGCGGGCGAGCTGGCAGTTCTCCGACGCCGACCCCGGCGGCGACATGTACAACTACCCGCATCCGGAAAACGAGACGAAGCCGGGGCAGGCGGCCGGCAACCCGCTCTCGCAGGCGAGCTACGACCAGTTCGCGCAGAACTACTACGCCCGGGGCTACGGCTCGCTCTCGCACGCGCCCAGCCAAACCGTCGCGGCAAACGCCGAGCGCACCGAGGACGGCTGGTCGGTCGTGTTCGTCCGCGAGCGCGGCGCGGACGGGGAGTTCGACGCCGCGTTCGACGAGGCCGACCAGATGTACCTCGCCTTCGCGGTGTGGAACGGGAGCGCCGACGAGGTGAACGGCCAGAAGTCGATCACGCTCCGCTACACCGTGCTCGACACGGAGAACGGCGGGCTGAGTGCCGCCGAGAGCGGTGGGAGCGACGACGGCGACGGCGGCGGCGGCAGCGGTGCCGAGGCGGCCGCGGGCGAGGCCGGCGACTCGGTGCTGTGGCTCGCCCGGTCGGCGACGAACTGGGTTACGGCGCTCGTCCTCGCGACGGCGGCGGCGTGGCTCTTCAGCTACTGGAGGCTCAGACGATGA
- a CDS encoding TorD/DmsD family molecular chaperone, with amino-acid sequence MSRTTDPEYHAARATLYCAAAAAFTYPDERTVSELTDPEARAGIERAAERLHVADEAERLLDAVESTSADDLASAYNDLFGVPDGEGTYAVVPYEAHYTTRDELSIEQRRIATVVGLLEEFGVEPSEDFAERQDHVAAELELAQVLAGQRAVALEEGDRAAAERVEHAEATVLDDHLVEFVPALAYDVRQSAEEPLYLAAADLVEELVTYDNGKHPEPTTGATGAGNGGGTP; translated from the coding sequence ATGAGCCGAACCACCGACCCCGAGTACCACGCCGCCCGCGCGACGCTGTACTGCGCCGCGGCGGCGGCGTTCACGTACCCCGACGAGCGCACAGTCAGCGAACTGACCGACCCCGAGGCCCGCGCGGGGATCGAGCGCGCCGCCGAGCGCCTGCACGTCGCCGACGAGGCCGAACGCCTGCTGGACGCGGTCGAGTCGACGTCGGCCGACGACCTGGCGTCCGCGTACAACGACCTGTTCGGCGTCCCCGACGGCGAGGGGACGTACGCCGTGGTGCCGTACGAGGCCCACTACACGACCCGGGACGAACTCAGCATCGAGCAGCGCCGGATCGCGACGGTCGTCGGCCTGCTGGAGGAGTTCGGCGTCGAGCCCAGCGAGGACTTCGCCGAGCGCCAGGACCACGTCGCCGCCGAGCTGGAGCTGGCACAGGTCCTCGCCGGCCAGCGCGCCGTCGCGCTGGAGGAGGGCGACCGTGCGGCCGCCGAGCGCGTCGAGCACGCCGAGGCCACGGTGCTGGACGACCACCTCGTCGAGTTCGTGCCGGCGCTCGCCTACGACGTCCGGCAGTCGGCCGAGGAGCCGCTCTACCTCGCGGCCGCGGACCTCGTGGAGGAGCTGGTCACCTACGACAACGGGAAACACCCCGAACCGACGACGGGAGCCACCGGGGCCGGAAACGGGGGTGGGACGCCGTGA
- a CDS encoding 4Fe-4S dicluster domain-containing protein codes for MPQTHNPQLGREHSYPYEHRQEERDWHWGMIINTNRCINCNTCSFACKSTWTSGEGEEYMWWMNVETEPYGGYPMGWDMRLLDDLGTDETIFEAAEEGEQVRGYVAEKEEWEYPALGDDQAHGEYPTGDVIESDLGEDEYHDMWQFYLPRLCNHCKNPACLAACPRKAIYKREEDGIVLLDQERCRGYRKCVKACPYHKPMYNPETGVSEKPVGCFPRIEEGNVPRCVSSCIGKTRLHGNINRGPDAGHPNGKQSAAAGRSPTNYLAKSDEKVALPLYPQFGTRPQVFYMPPYHVPPEFLTQMFTPNTEQKRNDWPGSTYEESVKIVQERARNPSHHVLGILQLFGATTRLIETYNVKEHRVKGWDRKGKLVVDIPFQEEMEVREGEMWTNQP; via the coding sequence ATGCCACAGACACACAACCCGCAACTCGGCCGCGAGCACAGCTACCCCTACGAGCACCGCCAGGAGGAACGGGACTGGCACTGGGGGATGATCATCAACACGAACCGGTGTATCAACTGCAACACCTGTTCCTTTGCCTGCAAGTCCACCTGGACCAGCGGCGAGGGCGAGGAGTACATGTGGTGGATGAACGTCGAGACGGAGCCCTACGGCGGCTACCCGATGGGGTGGGACATGCGGCTGCTCGACGACCTGGGTACCGACGAGACGATCTTCGAGGCGGCCGAGGAGGGCGAGCAGGTGCGGGGCTACGTCGCCGAGAAGGAGGAGTGGGAGTACCCCGCGCTGGGCGACGACCAGGCCCACGGAGAGTACCCGACGGGCGACGTGATCGAGAGCGATCTCGGCGAGGACGAGTACCACGACATGTGGCAGTTCTACCTGCCGCGGCTCTGCAATCACTGCAAGAACCCGGCCTGCCTCGCGGCCTGCCCGCGGAAGGCCATCTACAAGCGCGAGGAGGACGGCATCGTCCTGCTGGACCAGGAGCGGTGTCGCGGCTACCGGAAGTGCGTGAAGGCGTGTCCGTACCACAAGCCGATGTACAACCCCGAGACCGGCGTCTCGGAGAAGCCGGTCGGCTGCTTCCCGCGCATCGAGGAGGGGAACGTCCCCCGCTGTGTCTCCTCGTGCATCGGGAAGACGCGTCTGCACGGGAACATCAACCGCGGCCCCGACGCGGGTCACCCGAACGGCAAGCAGTCGGCGGCGGCCGGCCGGAGCCCGACCAACTACCTCGCCAAGAGCGACGAGAAGGTCGCGCTCCCGCTGTACCCGCAGTTCGGCACCCGGCCGCAGGTGTTCTACATGCCGCCGTACCACGTGCCGCCGGAGTTCCTCACGCAGATGTTTACGCCCAACACCGAGCAAAAGCGCAACGACTGGCCCGGCAGCACGTACGAGGAGTCGGTGAAGATCGTCCAGGAGCGCGCCCGGAACCCGAGCCACCACGTGCTCGGCATCCTCCAGCTGTTCGGCGCGACGACCCGCCTCATCGAGACGTACAACGTCAAGGAACACCGCGTGAAGGGATGGGACCGCAAGGGCAAGCTCGTCGTCGACATCCCGTTCCAGGAGGAAATGGAGGTCCGCGAGGGCGAGATGTGGACCAACCAGCCATAG
- a CDS encoding molybdopterin-containing oxidoreductase family protein: MSLSRRDFLAAAGAGAVGTLVGSAWNATEAVDPVTSVDNPLKSYPNRDWEEVYHDIYAYDEVDWTVCHPNCTQSCALNFYMKNGVPIRSEQIYHEEEGSPGPGSPGGYEQANVSRHWNPRGCMKGLTLHRRTFEPSRIKYPMVRKGWDPDDPSPEGRGEDEFERVSWDEAIDLIAEKMASLEDEKRFHIFNAIKSDGLITRHGAGRRLASIFGGCEWTEYDWYADLPPGHVMTTGYQTSDSDASAWRAADYTIIQGKNLIHNKLADNHWLQESRERGGKMVGVYPDYSPTVQKCDRWLPVRPGSDPAFALGVAHVIIDEELYDADFMRKFTTLPLLVRQDNGKYLRAHEVFPDHEPPEGGTEGEEGVAHHGGDDDWGDFVALDQDGNPVAVTREEVGDETPTTPRLEVDTEVDLADGASVAVHTDFTRQKANILENYDPETVEEITTIPADKLRQTAREFADADKGQWFTGEGINHWFHSNDALQRTIFFVQSMLGNVGERGAGYYNYSGQYKIELLDGYPSYVNPDGNAAHGMYPGYAFAFFGGESLDPHDVRGDFDRELDLVPQGDADEPVIPSDAESYTMSRPEVLWTMNCNLLNQTKHQEHVIENFVKHPDTGNELFIVSDMHMTYSARHADIVLPVPSWLECEYPDITVGPENPFLQMDHGVMDPIYDTKQDGEAVALVAEKLDEKIPPEERNVDSYREYFAEFLDEDGDVRNYIQETLDAGMTTRDIDVEDLEDGPERLQMKTYPRVPFYSQIHEDRPFYTKTGRMEFHKEEDRLLELGRADLDHIESPEGTPYGVNQKWDEAKDEENPLYHDQEYQFYYNTPHPKYRTHSSWGMTDWNLIWSSRDFGSTSADPDGTERLVDDFSFPQGDGETADSPPLGEAFVEMHPEDAANIDVENGDYVRISGKRGDLVVRAMVSERQRPRSAGDMGQLTIWHGWWPQHFPDDEEQGDGVKGYNVTTNIWLDPAQETDDLVHKGVFGDPNISDEVEEEIAWHGAGLEAGYEETVWAPTGTNRDDLVEVEKYEEADWWPGDARRDDLVQNYIDGSLQGGDS; encoded by the coding sequence GTGAGCCTCTCGCGGCGCGACTTCCTCGCGGCTGCCGGCGCAGGCGCGGTCGGGACCCTCGTCGGGTCCGCGTGGAACGCGACGGAAGCGGTCGACCCCGTCACGTCGGTCGACAACCCCCTCAAGTCCTACCCGAACCGGGACTGGGAGGAGGTGTACCACGACATCTACGCGTACGACGAGGTCGACTGGACGGTGTGTCACCCCAACTGCACACAGTCCTGCGCGTTGAACTTCTACATGAAAAACGGGGTGCCCATCCGCTCCGAGCAGATCTACCACGAGGAGGAGGGCAGCCCCGGTCCCGGCAGCCCGGGCGGCTACGAGCAGGCAAACGTCAGCCGTCACTGGAACCCGCGGGGCTGCATGAAGGGGCTGACGCTCCACCGGCGGACGTTCGAGCCGAGCCGGATCAAGTACCCGATGGTCCGCAAGGGGTGGGACCCCGACGACCCGAGCCCGGAGGGACGGGGCGAGGACGAGTTCGAGCGCGTCTCCTGGGACGAGGCGATAGACCTCATCGCCGAGAAGATGGCGAGCCTGGAGGACGAGAAGCGGTTCCACATCTTCAACGCGATCAAGTCCGACGGCCTGATCACCCGGCACGGCGCGGGCCGCCGGCTGGCCTCGATCTTCGGCGGCTGCGAGTGGACGGAGTACGACTGGTACGCCGACCTGCCGCCGGGCCACGTGATGACGACCGGCTACCAGACCAGCGACTCCGACGCGTCGGCGTGGCGCGCCGCCGACTACACGATCATCCAGGGGAAGAACCTCATCCACAACAAGCTCGCGGACAACCACTGGCTCCAGGAGAGCCGCGAGCGCGGCGGGAAGATGGTCGGCGTCTACCCGGACTACTCGCCGACGGTCCAGAAGTGCGACCGCTGGCTCCCGGTCCGGCCCGGCAGCGACCCGGCGTTCGCGCTCGGCGTCGCCCACGTCATCATCGACGAGGAGCTGTACGACGCCGACTTCATGCGGAAGTTCACCACCCTCCCGCTGCTGGTGCGGCAGGACAACGGGAAGTACCTGCGCGCCCACGAGGTGTTCCCCGACCACGAGCCGCCGGAGGGCGGCACCGAGGGCGAGGAGGGAGTCGCCCACCACGGCGGCGACGACGACTGGGGCGATTTCGTCGCGCTGGACCAGGACGGGAACCCCGTCGCGGTCACTCGGGAGGAGGTCGGCGACGAGACGCCGACGACGCCCCGGCTCGAAGTCGACACGGAGGTCGACCTGGCCGACGGCGCGTCGGTCGCGGTCCACACCGACTTCACCCGGCAGAAGGCGAACATCCTGGAGAACTACGACCCGGAGACGGTCGAGGAGATCACCACGATCCCCGCCGACAAGCTCCGGCAGACGGCCCGCGAGTTCGCCGACGCCGACAAGGGCCAGTGGTTCACCGGCGAGGGGATCAACCACTGGTTCCACTCCAACGACGCGCTCCAGCGGACGATCTTCTTCGTCCAGTCGATGCTTGGCAACGTCGGCGAGCGCGGCGCGGGCTACTACAACTACTCCGGGCAGTACAAGATCGAACTGCTCGACGGCTACCCGTCGTACGTCAACCCCGACGGCAACGCCGCCCACGGGATGTACCCCGGGTACGCCTTCGCCTTCTTCGGCGGCGAGTCGCTGGACCCCCACGACGTGCGCGGCGACTTCGACCGCGAACTCGACCTCGTCCCGCAGGGCGACGCCGACGAGCCGGTGATCCCGTCGGACGCGGAGTCGTACACGATGTCCCGGCCCGAAGTGCTGTGGACGATGAACTGCAACCTCCTGAACCAGACGAAACACCAGGAGCACGTCATCGAGAACTTCGTCAAACACCCCGACACGGGCAACGAACTGTTCATCGTCTCGGACATGCACATGACCTACTCCGCCAGGCACGCCGACATCGTGCTCCCGGTGCCGTCCTGGCTGGAGTGTGAGTACCCCGACATCACCGTCGGGCCGGAGAACCCGTTCCTCCAGATGGACCACGGCGTGATGGACCCCATCTACGACACCAAACAGGACGGGGAGGCCGTCGCGCTCGTCGCGGAGAAACTCGACGAGAAGATCCCGCCCGAGGAGCGCAACGTCGACTCCTACCGCGAGTACTTCGCGGAGTTCTTAGACGAGGACGGCGACGTGCGCAACTACATCCAGGAGACGCTCGACGCCGGGATGACGACCCGGGACATCGACGTCGAGGACCTGGAGGACGGCCCCGAGCGCCTCCAGATGAAGACGTACCCGCGCGTCCCGTTCTACTCCCAGATCCACGAGGACCGGCCGTTCTACACGAAGACCGGCCGGATGGAGTTCCACAAGGAGGAGGACCGCCTGCTCGAACTCGGCCGGGCCGACCTGGACCACATCGAGAGCCCCGAGGGGACGCCGTACGGCGTGAACCAGAAGTGGGACGAGGCGAAAGACGAGGAGAACCCGCTGTACCACGACCAGGAGTACCAGTTCTACTACAACACGCCACACCCCAAGTACCGGACCCACTCCTCGTGGGGGATGACCGACTGGAACCTGATCTGGTCGTCGCGTGACTTCGGGTCGACCAGCGCCGACCCCGACGGCACGGAACGGCTCGTCGACGACTTCTCGTTCCCGCAGGGCGACGGCGAGACGGCGGACTCGCCGCCGCTGGGCGAGGCGTTCGTCGAGATGCACCCGGAGGACGCCGCGAACATCGACGTCGAGAACGGCGACTACGTCCGGATCAGCGGGAAGCGCGGCGACCTGGTCGTTCGCGCCATGGTGAGCGAGCGCCAGCGGCCCCGCTCGGCCGGCGACATGGGCCAGTTGACCATCTGGCACGGCTGGTGGCCCCAGCACTTCCCCGACGACGAGGAGCAGGGCGACGGGGTCAAGGGGTACAACGTGACGACGAACATCTGGCTCGACCCCGCACAGGAGACCGACGACCTCGTCCACAAGGGGGTGTTCGGCGACCCCAACATCTCCGATGAGGTCGAGGAGGAGATCGCCTGGCACGGGGCCGGCCTGGAGGCCGGTTACGAGGAGACCGTCTGGGCGCCGACCGGGACGAACCGCGACGACCTCGTGGAGGTCGAGAAGTACGAGGAGGCCGACTGGTGGCCCGGCGACGCGCGCCGCGACGACCTCGTGCAGAACTACATCGACGGCAGCCTGCAGGGAGGCGATAGCTGA
- a CDS encoding orc1/cdc6 family replication initiation protein, which yields MSEEGGTDADLFATGDIFRRRELLRVGHVPDRDRIVGRDDELQSVGQALGPATDGGPPSNVVIYGKTGTGKSLVARHVTQRASRIAAGNDVTFSHVYVDCSDADTETRVAREITTQLAATTEGAPDIPQQGIGANEYYRYLWDLLESRDTCIVLLDEIDILRDDDVLMQLSRAEETGKTDCYLGVISISNKIEFRDRLSERIDSSLQDEDIIFQPYDASQLRNILENRRDAFKEGVLADGVIPKVAALAAREHGDARKAINILQKAGELAERENDDRVTEAHVERGQQKAEVQRFQELVSGSTPHVKHLLRALATLTEERQADAFATGEIYEEYRSTAASGGSDPLGQDRVYRLLKEQSFLGVTESRHTGGGKSEGSYLEHQLMRETDVVLQALGDE from the coding sequence ATGTCCGAGGAAGGAGGGACCGACGCCGACCTGTTCGCGACCGGCGACATCTTCCGCCGGCGCGAACTTCTCCGCGTCGGACACGTCCCCGACCGGGACCGCATCGTCGGGCGGGACGACGAGCTTCAGAGCGTCGGGCAGGCGCTCGGCCCCGCGACGGACGGCGGCCCGCCGTCGAACGTCGTGATCTACGGCAAGACCGGGACCGGCAAGAGCCTCGTCGCCCGCCACGTCACCCAGCGGGCGAGCCGGATCGCCGCCGGGAACGACGTGACGTTCTCCCACGTCTACGTCGACTGCTCGGACGCGGACACCGAGACCCGCGTCGCCCGGGAGATCACGACTCAACTCGCGGCGACCACCGAGGGCGCGCCCGACATCCCACAGCAGGGGATCGGCGCGAACGAGTACTACCGGTACCTCTGGGACCTGCTCGAATCGCGGGACACCTGCATCGTGCTCCTCGACGAAATCGACATCCTCCGCGACGACGACGTGTTGATGCAGCTCTCGCGCGCCGAGGAGACGGGGAAGACCGACTGCTATCTCGGGGTCATCTCTATCAGCAACAAGATCGAGTTCCGCGACCGCCTCAGCGAGCGGATCGACTCCAGCCTGCAGGACGAGGACATCATCTTCCAGCCCTACGACGCCAGCCAACTCCGGAACATCCTCGAAAACCGCCGGGACGCGTTCAAGGAGGGGGTGCTCGCCGACGGCGTCATCCCGAAGGTCGCGGCGCTTGCCGCCCGCGAGCACGGCGACGCGCGGAAGGCGATAAACATCCTCCAGAAGGCGGGCGAACTCGCCGAGCGCGAGAACGACGACCGGGTGACCGAGGCCCACGTCGAGCGCGGCCAGCAGAAAGCCGAGGTCCAGCGCTTCCAGGAACTCGTCTCCGGTTCGACCCCACACGTCAAACACCTGCTGCGGGCGCTGGCGACGCTGACCGAGGAGCGGCAGGCCGACGCGTTCGCGACCGGCGAGATATACGAGGAGTACCGCTCGACGGCCGCGAGCGGCGGCAGCGACCCGCTCGGCCAGGACCGGGTGTACCGGCTCCTCAAGGAGCAGTCGTTCCTCGGCGTCACCGAGTCGCGCCACACCGGCGGCGGGAAAAGCGAGGGGAGCTACCTCGAACACCAGCTCATGCGCGAGACGGACGTCGTCCTCCAGGCGCTTGGCGACGAGTGA
- a CDS encoding ZIP family metal transporter: MDLLANLTLVFVAGFVTALATGLGAIPFFLVDDVSDRWNVILWGLASGIMVAASLFGLILEGLAEGTVREVIPGMVAGVALVVVSHRIISGVELHPKQYEEADFKKLVLILGVLTVHSFPEGVAVGVSFADLNIGQGPAVFGFTVPLLAVFMTVAISIHNVPEGVAISIPLRAMGVSEWRMAWWAVFSSLPQPVGAVIAFYFVRTAREFLPAGFGFAAGAMIYLVAAEFVPEALEAGADLPGGGRRELVGGMAAGVALMVPLAFV, translated from the coding sequence ATGGACCTGTTGGCGAACCTGACGCTGGTGTTCGTCGCCGGATTCGTCACCGCGCTCGCGACCGGGCTGGGCGCGATCCCCTTTTTCCTCGTCGACGACGTGAGCGACCGCTGGAACGTGATCCTGTGGGGGCTCGCCTCCGGGATCATGGTGGCGGCGTCGCTGTTTGGCCTGATACTGGAGGGGCTCGCCGAGGGGACCGTCCGCGAGGTGATCCCGGGGATGGTGGCGGGCGTCGCCCTCGTCGTCGTCAGCCACCGGATCATAAGCGGCGTCGAACTCCACCCCAAGCAGTACGAGGAGGCCGACTTCAAGAAGCTCGTGCTGATCCTCGGGGTGCTTACCGTCCACAGCTTCCCCGAAGGCGTCGCCGTCGGCGTCTCCTTCGCCGACCTCAACATCGGGCAGGGACCGGCGGTGTTCGGCTTCACCGTCCCGCTGCTCGCGGTGTTTATGACCGTCGCGATCTCGATCCACAACGTGCCCGAGGGCGTCGCGATATCCATCCCGCTCCGGGCGATGGGGGTAAGCGAGTGGCGGATGGCCTGGTGGGCGGTGTTCTCCAGCCTGCCCCAGCCCGTCGGCGCGGTGATCGCCTTCTACTTCGTCCGCACCGCTCGGGAGTTCCTGCCCGCCGGCTTCGGCTTCGCCGCCGGCGCGATGATCTACCTCGTCGCCGCGGAGTTCGTCCCGGAAGCGCTGGAGGCCGGCGCGGACCTGCCCGGCGGCGGCCGCCGCGAGCTGGTCGGCGGGATGGCGGCCGGCGTTGCACTGATGGTGCCGCTGGCGTTCGTGTGA
- a CDS encoding pyridoxal phosphate-dependent aminotransferase, with product MTGPTERVRRVNRSSIRVMYDMAESTDRDLVRLEVGEPDFDTPDHVVDAAEAAARSGDTHYTANAGLPELRRAVADRMAADFDVSTDPGEVVITNGGMEALHLAVLATVAPGEELLIPTPGWPNYISQAHLADAKPVEVPMPADGGYPLDPDRVRAAMSDDTAVVVLCSPSNPTGRLYDEDAMCEVVDAAAEYDAYVIADEVYAGLAYDRDVTGLAALTDHPERVLTVNSCSKTYAMTGWRVGWLAAPPEIADEVTKIHESTTACAGSVAQRAAIAALTGPQEPVEEMYETFRERRDYVVDRVAGIDGLTCPRPEGAFYAFLDPDVPGSSLEVAKELLTEHGVVVAPGDGFGDAGAGKLRLSFANSMDRIETGFDRIERFMADH from the coding sequence ATGACCGGTCCCACCGAGCGGGTGCGGCGCGTCAACCGCTCGTCGATCCGCGTGATGTACGACATGGCAGAGTCGACCGACCGCGACCTCGTCCGGCTCGAGGTCGGCGAACCGGACTTCGACACGCCCGACCACGTCGTCGACGCCGCCGAGGCGGCGGCGCGCTCGGGCGACACGCACTACACGGCCAACGCGGGGCTGCCGGAACTGCGCCGGGCGGTCGCCGACCGGATGGCCGCTGACTTCGACGTGTCGACCGACCCGGGGGAGGTCGTCATCACCAACGGCGGGATGGAGGCGCTCCACCTGGCCGTCCTGGCGACGGTCGCCCCGGGCGAGGAGCTTCTGATCCCCACGCCGGGATGGCCGAACTACATCTCGCAGGCACATCTCGCCGACGCGAAGCCGGTCGAGGTGCCGATGCCGGCTGACGGGGGCTACCCGCTCGACCCCGACCGGGTCCGGGCGGCGATGTCCGACGACACGGCCGTCGTCGTGCTCTGCTCGCCGTCGAACCCGACGGGCCGGCTGTACGACGAGGACGCGATGTGCGAGGTGGTCGACGCCGCGGCCGAGTACGACGCCTACGTTATCGCCGACGAGGTGTACGCCGGCCTCGCTTACGACCGCGACGTGACCGGCCTCGCGGCGCTCACCGACCACCCGGAGCGCGTGCTCACCGTGAACTCCTGTTCGAAGACCTACGCGATGACGGGGTGGCGCGTTGGCTGGCTCGCCGCGCCGCCGGAGATCGCAGACGAGGTGACGAAGATCCACGAGAGCACGACCGCCTGCGCCGGCAGCGTCGCCCAGCGCGCCGCGATCGCGGCGCTGACGGGGCCACAGGAGCCGGTCGAGGAGATGTACGAGACGTTCCGCGAGCGCCGGGACTACGTCGTCGACCGCGTCGCCGGCATCGACGGCCTCACCTGCCCGCGGCCGGAGGGCGCGTTCTACGCCTTCCTCGACCCCGACGTCCCGGGGTCGAGCCTGGAGGTCGCGAAGGAACTGCTCACCGAACACGGCGTCGTCGTCGCGCCCGGCGACGGCTTCGGCGACGCCGGGGCCGGCAAACTCCGACTCAGCTTCGCCAACAGCATGGACCGCATCGAGACGGGGTTCGACCGCATCGAGCGGTTCATGGCGGACCACTGA